The nucleotide window tttttgtgcatttaagTGCATTACGTTTTTTTAGGGActtttaaattgtgtgtttttgtgcaaattttatccgaaaaaaatgcaaatagtgcaaatggttcatgaaaaagcttaaccaATACTCACAATGTCcaaccatctatctatctatctatctatctatctatctatctatctatctatctatctatctatctatctatctatctatctatctatctatctatctatttatttatttatttatcttatacCTATaccatctgtctccatacaccccccaccccccatccTCTACAAATCCCTCTTTCAACCTGAcatcctgcatgtcttccctcaccacatccataaacctcctccttggccttcctcttttcttccttcctggcaGAAACATGTCCAAcatttcctcctctgcacatgtccaaaccatctcaatctcgcctccctcaccttgtctcctctaataaactgatttctaattctgtccatcctcagccctcccaacgaaaacctcaacattttcatacctccagcttcacctcctttcttttagtcaatgaagagaaaaaactatttggagaaatgtaatacatatttatatacaaaaatatagtaaaacatAAGTCAGTGTTTCTGATGTGGTTAGGACAAGGAGAAGGCCTTCCTGGCCCTGATGGACCGGCACTGAATGCAAATATTCCCTATTTGGACTCCTTAGAGTGCTTCgtttacattacactacattaagctttacatttacagtaaatgtgtgaATCTTTTAAATGCATATCCTATTTGGTGCACACAAACTTCTTACTGTGTACAATGTGCAAAGTGCATGAAacttcattttttatatttaaactttCTTCCACACAAATGAGCTCAAAGACACCTAAGATTGTCTACACTAAAAAGTGTATGCCACGACTCCCATTCCATTCCAAAAAGAATGTCAGTTTTACTATTTTGAACTTGTATACCACAGAAAGCTGTGGTATCACTAGAAATTGATCTTGTTTATCTGTTGCATCACATGAAATCCAgcattaaaaaactaaaacctgATGGGAAAGCTGGAGAAACCGTAGCAAGAAAagcaacctgaaaaaaaaaaaattataaataaacattacaaaGAAATCTTGAGTAAAAACAGAGCTGTCCTTTGgttgaaaaacaataaaagatttgtagaaaaaaagtaaaagataaATATTGGGAACCAGACCAAACAGCAATGCCATAGAAGTCTATCATTAAATTATAGATAATATACAGATAATGCATATAGAACATGTTTAATACATAGATCACAGCAAAGAACTGCATGTCTTgccattattttcttttttctttcttcttttttttcttcttacatATTATTAAAATCAGGTAGAAAGACTATATTTGGCCTTACACTAGAGTGAGGAAAAGCAGCAATAGCAGTGATGTCAGGCAAACGATAAGGAAAACTGGACTAGGCAGCTTCAGCAGTGAAGATGAAGGTGTAGAGGGCAAAAGTAGAAACTGTCCAGCAGGTAGAAGAGCCTTATCAAACACATCCTGCAGTTCTGCATAACCAACTATTTCATTGGGAATGActgggagagaaagaaaagacaaggTAGATAGATTGTAACTATAGTGAATGTTTTTTGTAATGAATTCGTTAATTCAGGTCACTCTTTTGCATACAGAAACAATCCAAAGATATAACTGAATTGGGTTGGACATAAcaaataagtttatttattagattagtTTTATCAGTAAAGCACAAATGCAATCCTATGTAGCAATGAGTTTAGTTGTATTACTTTTTGTATTGCAGTTGTATAACAATATATAGCAATTaacttatttttgtaaaaaagaaaaaaatgatcatAATACCAGACACTACTTTATAGTTATATAggtttattgtaatatattggCCCTATATATTAATAATCAATACTGTACAGCCAATAACACACCAACAATGAAACAGCTACAGGCAAAaagtatagatttttttttatatttcctgtcaCACATTTAGTTTTAAGTCCTAAATCTTCTGCTTACAATGCAGCACCcgtttgacaatttttttttttttttgatgcagAGCAAACGAACAATAAATAAGAGAAGTAATATGCAAATTACCCAAACTAACTCTTAAACTTGCAGTTAAATATCATTGTTTTAGTGTGGCAAGGAATAAAAAACATATcatgtttgttgtttaaaaaagaacagaaaattaTTCACAAATTGCGCATCAAGATCAGATTTTCTTTCCTTCAACCCACAAAAGAAGGAGGTGAAATAGACAATGGAAATGTTCACATATTCAGACCTGTAAGATGATAGTAGATGCGGACTAGTGAGCGCTCCTGAGAAAAGATCTCACACTGATATGTTCCTGAATGGTCCAGTCGGGCCGATGGTATGGAGAAAAGCTTATCTGTGCCAACTGTCACCTCCTCAAACTGATCTATAAGCAGTGTCTTGATCTTAAAAGAAAAGGGAGACACATGAGCAAGGTTTTAATATAGACATTTGGAAAGTGCTGACATTAATGGAATTTAGTGCAAAAAGAACTGACAATTGAAATGGTGGATTATactgtaaattgtaaaatagTATATTTTACAATACTTTAGCTTGCCATACCTCTGCATAGCGCCAAACAATCTGTATGTCATTTGGCAAAACAAATGGCACATGACACCACATCTGAGTTCTGTTGTTTTCCTCCACAGTAATTTCCTGCGCTATAAAGAGACATATAAGCATTTCACATataatactgtacatacacaagGCAGGCCTGTTTAACTGCGCACCAATTGCTATAAGGCTTCTCTCACAGGAATTAACAGAACCGACTGCACACCATTTctgtaattataatatttaagcaGCGCCTCTAGGGTAAAAGAGGATGATTTGCTTCACGGTAATTGTAACTCTGCTGGCTAGAAATGAGCAACACAGTGCAAGCGAGGAGGTCTGTCAACTCATATAAATGAGTAAAGGAACGTAAAGGCTACATTTTATCTTTGCCAAGGCCAAGGAATAGCCCTCAAGAGTATTGTAGGGATTTAAAATCTACAAATGGATGCTTGAATGGTTACATAATTGTGCTAAAATATAGCATTGCGTATGCATAAACCGGGAGGAAAAAACTGTGCATATACAGCATAAAGCAGAGTTAATGCTCAAGAGACTTTCCAGTGTGATTCTTCAACCTTGAGTCCTCTCAGAGTTAATAAGATTCACACTTGTGTATACAATCTACCAGAGATTGGAAGCAACGACGTACatatactttattactgtacttaacAGGATTTTTCTGGTATCCGTACTTtatttttggacaactttttactttctcatAAAATTTTTGCACAAACATCTGTACTGTTCTACTActcacatttttaaaccaggctcATTACtgtagttttaatctatttggtaacatgatcaatatttttcttttcattgcgcaccattttcagcccatcaacctatttcttgtcattgcacagCGTACCTCTCCTGCagcatttcctggctatcacacaccacagatgtaggctagcttatgaagctaacaacaagcaaggcagaaggcaacaagaagtatggggttaatgCGGATGAGaaaggtccagttaccagcatgacactaaaacaggtattAGTAACGTCAGAGCCTATACTCCTACTTgagtgtgtacttttgccatctctgcaaGAGAGACCTACAGAATTTTATCAAAGAAatctatttttccatttttgagTAAGTCAAGGTAAAATGGCTTCTTTTACcctatgtgtgtgtaaaattacaGTACAATGGTAACTAGATATTTAAAGGTCCTCACAACAAACTTTGATATTGGCTTGACGAAGCCTGTTTTAAAGTTTGAAATGgtttcataataataaagattgttgttaaaagaaagaaagagtgacagacagaaagagagacagacatagcTTTAGTTAGCAAACAGAGcgctttttatttatacacagagGTTAGCATATAGTTCGTTCACACAGTATATGAAACTGCAGTAGCTCATTTTGAGTTTAACATGAGTGTCTTTTTATACATAGATTTGCACAAACTAGGTAGATtgacaaagtttttttgagTTAACTAAATTTTCATGAAAATcttacagatttttttgtgcaaatgctTGTGTAAACAATTTACGAATAAATTAGTTTGTGTTCACTTTGCACTCATTGACTATTATTTATCAagctaaatttaaatgtaattaattggaAATCATTTGTTCTGAAAATTCACAGAAAATGTGATATTTATGAATTGGTTTTATAGAATCATTTGTCTCCTATCTGTGCTCTTGCACGTGtgcaaatgtacatataagaatACAAACTAATTCAGCATAAAGGGCATGAAAAAGCAGGTGAGGGCAGGCAAGAAAGTGGCAGGCAAGTGTGGTAGGTTGCAGGGAATAGTTATGCAGATAAACAGGTAGGTGGGATTTACTGTACTTAGTTGGATGACACTTAAGGCATGAAAAGGCAGCCTACATCCAGAATTTATTTACATAACACGTGTTGTTCATACTGTTAGGTATCATTAAGGCAgcacacacaatatttatttaatgtgtcCTTctaatatgtgtaaaaaaaatgtttttgtgaggctgataaaataaactaataaactaattgaatgttcatttttgattcatttttagatttgtttcAGTCATCCATGTGTATAGTATATTTGTACCTCAGTATGATCCGGTTGACATGTATAGTGCACACTGCATGTAAAAGATAAACTAGCAAAATAAACTCACATGGACAATCCAAGGGAAATTCACAGGAGTCATACTGACAAGTCACGCAGTTATAGACAGTGCCTTCAGCTTGAAAACCTGACAAAATTGCAGTAACAAACATACATGTTAACATAAAAGCTAAAATTGCTATATTGCTATATGTtacaaaagaataataatttggTTGAACAGTTACCTACCACAAGGGGGGAAACATCTAGAAGCTGTAAAAAGCATGTAAAAGGTTTTAGCAGAAAAAGTGGAACATACAGCAAAGTTAAACAAGTTTCTAAGCTCTAAGCTCAAGGTTTAAAAAAGAGGAACAAGTAACCAGTATGCGATTTGCAAAAGCAAGAATAATAAactaacaataatattaaactAAGCTCAATCAGGTAATTCTGATATGgtaaatatactgtagataTACATTTCACATAATGTAGAACTGCTCATAGGCAATAATCAAAAAGCAGTATTTTATATACCAGacaattatttcattcatacaactaaacaGTTTAGGACTAAGGGTTTTACTCAAAGGCCCAGAGTCTAAAaacataaccactgagctaccaattTAATACATATGATCCTAGATCCTTAGAACCTGTACTATTTAGTACTCAAAGAGCAAAGGGAATCCCACCTCTAGGCAGACCGGAAGCCATTATGATGAAGATTTCTGCAGCAGTTTGCAATCGAACTTCATACACTGTGTCTAGAAATATAAGAAAAGTTAAACAGAGAGGTATATAACACTATGTGCagcacatctatctatctatctatctatctatctatctatctatctatctatctatctatctatctatccatccatctatccatctatccatccatccatccatccatccatctatctatctatctatctatctatctatctatctatctgtctgtctgtctgtctgtctgtctgtctgtctgtctgtctgtctgtctgtctaccaaTCACctatttgtttatgtattcGATCAAGGACATGGAACTGAACGATGAGGGTGGATCTTCTGGTTCCAAATAGCAGTGTGAATAGCAGTTTGAAAGAGTTGGCAACAGCCAAAATTCATATACCATTATTTATATTCTGCTGAAATTCTTCCACAATAGGCATGATTTCAGCCCTCAAAATCTCCTTTAGTACTGTGTCATAGCCACGCCctgagaaaaaaagcaaatcaaCAGACATAGAAATAATGAAGCAAGAACAACAGGGGTAAAGGTtaataaattgatttaaattccaaatacttgaaaaaataaattatactaATTTCAGTATGTAGAGATACTTTACAGATTTACATACTGTTTGCTTTCCTGAGCGATACATTCAAATTTAGCAAATTATTCATGACTACATGGTTGCCAGATTTACATAAGGTGCCTGAGACTGTCTGAGAAGTGTCTAGACCATCACTATAAAACATGTGAGCATGAAGAAAGGTCCAGTATTTTGTCAGCATATGGCTGCATATTTACTTCCAGTAGTTATAAAATCAATTAATgcacatttgttttcatttaaaaaatatgactTCTAACCGCATTTGATAGCTTACAAAAATGTCCCACATTTTTGAAgagataaatatgtattaagTAAAGTATTAGCAATGAAGATACAGTATGTCTTTCATTTGGATGGTTCCCATTTCCTGAACAAAGAATCAAAATATTTATGTGGACTTTCTGGGATGATATAAtcaaatttgaatatttaatcttatacttatttatttccCTTGAAGGGCATTCCATAGTTTATCATGTATTTTAATGCagcaaaaaacattaaattttaCAAATTGTAAAACAGTAGCACTGGTCTTTATACTGCTTTTCATATTAACAGTGACAAttgtaagtaaataagtaaccTCTGTTTTAACAAACTCTGGCTGACACTTTATCAGTTCACTTTACTCACATCATCTATCAATTTAAGTCCATAGTTACAGCTGAACATTGATTGTTGCTGTTTTGGTAACTTGTCACTACTGATCACTAAGTCGGTTTAATGTCTTACCTACTTCAGCTGCTTTGATTACTCTCGGATCATCGTTGAAAATTCTATCGAGAGTTTTGAAACAGGCATCTATATTACGGATGTTATATTCACTAAGAACGTGACCCCAACACAGACGGACACTGTCATCTGGATCTATAAAGCAATGGTAACAACTAGATCCTAAGCAAATAGATGACGCTAGAAATAGTATCCTGAGTGCACATCCGGACATTTTGCTTAGAATGTTTAGATTTGAAATCTCTAGAATCGTTATTttgcttcatgccaaaaaaaagaaaaaaaaaacaactgttcaGAGTTCAacagtaatttttttctttaaagtcttTATGATGTTTCATTCGCGTAAAATATCTTGTTTTTGAATTACCACAAATTGATTCTATGAATATATGAAATTTATTCAGCCTTGATTTCATTTATGCTGTAACAAAACTATAGAGGCCAACATCAGATCATGTTCAGTAGTTCAGTGCTGTTGATCTGTAGATCTTACAATGCAGCTAGAAGAGGAAAGGTGAACACCATTGACTTTTCTCTTCTATGCATCCTTTCAATCTATTGTCTCCATGACCAAGATAGGGAgaggagacagagggagaacTAGTGAGTCACACAAAGACATGTCAGGGTTTGGGCTTGTAGTGATGTATGTGCATGCGTTTATGTGAGAGACTAGAATTTGATGAACATTTTAGCTTAACATTAAAAGGAAGTCTATGATATGCACCATAATCAAACTAATGAAACAGATGATAAATCTCATGACCACTGCAAATGACAACATGACAGTACACAGAGCAGTAAAGCAcaagtgtttttattaaaataggtTTAATATATAGATAAGAAACATTGCTAGAtaaagttagaaaaaaaaacggtctgtgtgtgtgtgtgtgttagtgttggagtaagagagagagagagagacatagagagagatggggagcgAAAAATACTACTGATAGGCCCTAAGGCAGTTCCATTGCATCCTGTATCCCCAACCCCCTactcctccttttccttctcctcccaTACACACCCCCCCAATTCTTCACTCTCTActtcctccatcctccatccgTCGCCATAGAAACCAGACAGGGTGCCTAATATATGAAGTTAATATGTTTCCAGTGGCATTGAGCAACTTGGGTGCTAATGCAGTCATCTGTCTCCTCTGAGACAAGGCAATCGATAGTGTGCAGTAGCCGACAATGGATGACAAGCAGCTCACCAGTCCGTCGTCTCTCTCTCTAAGCCAGTTGGGCCcaaaaatgtcctttttttcctctctcattTTACTTATTTGCGATCCTTCTGCAGCAGTGACAGGCTGGACATTAATTCGCTGAAACATGACAATTATATTCATACCAACTTACATCATAATTTCTCAATAAATGTGATAGTATCAGGTAAGAAAAAGGTCTTATCATAAATCAAATCCTCTAAGATTAAATAAAGATAGTTATCTACATGGTGTCCACAAATACAGAAATCGTTGAGAATACCAAGGAGTATCTGATTTGATGTTAATGCCATATTTTTTacctggaaagaaaaaaaggaatataaaaTAAGTGTGCACAAATAAGTAAAGAACTCCCACTGGAATAGTTAAGTGTTCAATCTGAgcagtaaaattttattttgtatagtgcttttaataatacactttgtctcaaagcagctttacagaaataatagAGTAACGTCAAGTAAAAAGTTAACGTCATAAATGAATATGTTATTCGATAATGAGCGAGCCACTCCCTGAGATGGTCTGACGAAGAAATATTGAGAGGAACCCAATTCATTagaaaacccatcctcatctgggtgacatcaattATCCATTTATACctgttacatttatttgaataactCCTGAACATGAAGACAATTTTAAAGGTCACAACCCAGTGCTCTATTCTTACTAGACCATTTCATAGGTCACAACACAAAGCCAGCCTGCAGTGTGCGCTCCCTTGAGCCACCATGGCAGTCGAGCCCCCAGTATTAAATGCTCTGCAAATTGCGCTGCTTTCAGGAACCAATAATTAATGTTTGCAGTGTATTATTAACACAAGAGTCAATATAATGGAAGACAAGGCATTAGCTTAACAAATTGTTGTGCTCATCTGAACTCAAATATGAATTAACAAAAGCTTCTGAATGGTTCTTGGTTTGATATAATTGATGACATTGCATGCCACCCCGTTCCTGACCACCTCACCTGTGACCTGTATTTATATCACAGGTTAAGGGTCTCAGGGATGGAGATGCATGCTGAACGATGGCTGTGAATGTTTAAAATATCTGTGAGTTATTCCTCTTTATACATACTGCAAGGTTTCACATGGGAATTTAAATGCAAGCTTCTGATAATCCCTAACTCCACACACAAGATGAAAGTGTGGCTTTGGATTAGGCTTGCACCAAACATTTTTGTGTCAGTTTTGATAAAACCGTGGCATGTCGATGAATATTTTTGCTGCAGTGAGGTTGTATGAGGATCTTCGTAAGCCATTTCAGCTCAGCTCTACCTGCTGTCATCTAAGAAAAACAggttgctttttaaaaaacatttagcactaaattttattatacatgtttgttggaaagacagacagacagacagacagacagacagacagacagatacaatacatacatacatacatacatacacaaatacaaagaGAACATCagttatataataaaagtattttaaacaACTATTAAAAAGAACAGGAATGATGCACCTacacaaacagtaaaaaaatagacataatATTATTTTCTCTACCAGATAAGCACAGACCAATAAACAGTACCTGCAACATCCTTTTTAGGGTTTCCAAACCCAAAATGCACAGTAGTTTGCACTCAACCCATTAAATAtgctatataaatattatatactagACTGcattcaaaaatgttttattgatgcaGACGTCTTAAATTTGCACTAGTGCTACATTCAGTCCACTTTATATccagaggaaaaaataaaagagtttgGCACCCCCTGTAGGTAGACAGTTATCACTGACATAAGACTGAGTAAAAAGGGTTCTGTCTACTATCTTTGTCTTCTCAAAATCTTATCTCTGGAAACCATTTTAAGTCATCGTCCCAGTGACAATACAACCGCTCTATTAGGGCGTACTTATATTAACGAAACACTGTGGAATATTCTGAAGCATCATTAAAATGCTGAATTACCTATCACACCGCAGCGGTTATTAGCTGTAACAAGACAACCaatgcattatttaaaagatGAAAAAGTAGGCAATAGACAAAACAGTGCATTTAACAATTGCACACCTTGTTCAGTTCGCCCCATGTAAGAAACTTGAGTCAGACTCACGTCCTGCATGTTCATATGTGCACAGGTAAACATGCATGGAAATGGTGTGACCACAGTAAACAATCACATGCACATGCTTGGTTCCAATTATGCAAAATCAGTTACTGCTGAACAACATGTTGTACATCCAGAATCCTATACAAAAACATCAGGCTTAGAGGTGAACAGGtataaaaatattactatattactatTGTGGTGGCATCTCACAGACTTAAACAGTAACAGTGTTTCAGAGAAACAATGTATTCTCACAAGAGCATCCTGTCTGTGTCTCGTCGTTCTGTCGCTCTATCCGTGATGACAATAGTCAGCGGAAACAAAGGCAGTTCGAATGGAATACATATCAAGGACATTTAGCAAATAGAGATGGTCATACTGCATCAACTTAACCCCCCTTCTAATATCCTATAGCCTACAGTGCCAAAAATACTGCAGCCTGTTCAAACAAATGCTACGAACATACCTGTGAGTGCACACGGGTGTGCGCTTTTCTCCCTCTAATGAGTGTCATTTCCTGATTTTGTCTCTTCCCTCATCTCACCATTCTCACAGTCTTTCCTCTTTTCATCTATCTCCCTTTGCTCACATTTGCTCAGGCACCATGCCTCTGTTACCCCCCTCTGCCCCCCCAACCCCTTTGCAGACTGCATGTTCACacgcctctgtgtgtgtgtgtgtgtgtgtgtgtgtgtgtgtgtgtgtgtgtgtgtgtgtgtctagtgaGGATAGGAAATGTGTGCGAGACAGAGGGAGCAGGGAGGGGGCAGATGAGGAGAGAGGCGAAGCGAAGAGACAGCAGGGAAGAGAGTGGAGGTAGGGGGAGGGTCAGGATCACAACCAAGCGTCGCACTGATGAGAGATGAAACAGAGGAAAATATCACCCCACATGTTTGCGTCTCTTAATCAATGTGTAGACGTGCCCATCAATTTGAGCTCTGGCCCTGTACAACAAAATGAGCAACACACTCATGCAGTGTTGCAAATTATACACATCCTTTGTTTGAGGTGATACTGTGAGATACTGCATTTAGTTCAGTCATTCTGATTAAGCAAAGGCCTACAGCACTGTTGATGTTCCATGCAGTTTATTTGTAGGACAGACTGTTTAAGTGTATCGGTAAAAGaaacattacaattatttaaaaaaggaagcTGCAGATTGCGAAATTTAAAAAGGCATATTTATATAGCTAATGTAACCAATACATGTTTCACTGTGGTACATAATACATTGTTAAA belongs to Silurus meridionalis isolate SWU-2019-XX chromosome 4, ASM1480568v1, whole genome shotgun sequence and includes:
- the spaca6 gene encoding sperm acrosome associated 6 isoform X1, with protein sequence MSGCALRILFLASSICLGSSCYHCFIDPDDSVRLCWGHVLSEYNIRNIDACFKTLDRIFNDDPRVIKAAEVGRGYDTVLKEILRAEIMPIVEEFQQNINNDTVYEVRLQTAAEIFIIMASGLPRASRCFPPCGFQAEGTVYNCVTCQYDSCEFPLDCPSQEITVEENNRTQMWCHVPFVLPNDIQIVWRYAEIKTLLIDQFEEVTVGTDKLFSIPSARLDHSGTYQCEIFSQERSLVRIYYHLTVIPNEIVGYAELQDVFDKALLPAGQFLLLPSTPSSSLLKLPSPVFLIVCLTSLLLLLFLTLVVLMWCFSEKMDCVRDEEHGPQQNTDAS
- the spaca6 gene encoding sperm acrosome associated 6 isoform X2, with the translated sequence MPIVEEFQQNINNDTVYEVRLQTAAEIFIIMASGLPRASRCFPPCGFQAEGTVYNCVTCQYDSCEFPLDCPSQEITVEENNRTQMWCHVPFVLPNDIQIVWRYAEIKTLLIDQFEEVTVGTDKLFSIPSARLDHSGTYQCEIFSQERSLVRIYYHLTVIPNEIVGYAELQDVFDKALLPAGQFLLLPSTPSSSLLKLPSPVFLIVCLTSLLLLLFLTLVVLMWCFSEKMDCVRDEEHGPQQNTDAS
- the spaca6 gene encoding sperm acrosome associated 6 isoform X3 gives rise to the protein MASGLPRASRCFPPCGFQAEGTVYNCVTCQYDSCEFPLDCPSQEITVEENNRTQMWCHVPFVLPNDIQIVWRYAEIKTLLIDQFEEVTVGTDKLFSIPSARLDHSGTYQCEIFSQERSLVRIYYHLTVIPNEIVGYAELQDVFDKALLPAGQFLLLPSTPSSSLLKLPSPVFLIVCLTSLLLLLFLTLVVLMWCFSEKMDCVRDEEHGPQQNTDAS